A genomic segment from Acuticoccus sediminis encodes:
- a CDS encoding MarR family winged helix-turn-helix transcriptional regulator, producing the protein MPFDHSKSATHRLARAAKAQRARAGAHLSSIGLYPGQENVLKALADSDGKTMSALAAELGVQPPTVTKMVTRLAANGFVLRQTSEVDGRLARVSLTETGRALIGDIDKMWKRVEKEALAGFDDKDRKRIRKFLKKMEKNLLAANGIETPDDIDDLLDVEEAAE; encoded by the coding sequence ATGCCGTTCGATCATTCCAAATCCGCAACGCATCGCCTCGCGCGCGCGGCGAAAGCCCAGCGTGCGCGTGCGGGCGCCCACCTGTCCTCGATCGGGCTCTACCCGGGCCAGGAAAACGTCCTGAAGGCCCTGGCCGACAGTGACGGCAAGACGATGTCCGCGCTCGCCGCCGAGCTCGGCGTCCAGCCGCCGACGGTCACGAAGATGGTCACGCGCCTCGCCGCCAACGGCTTCGTGCTGCGCCAGACGTCCGAGGTCGACGGCCGCCTCGCCCGCGTCTCTCTGACCGAGACCGGACGCGCCCTGATCGGCGACATCGACAAGATGTGGAAGCGGGTCGAGAAGGAGGCGCTCGCGGGATTCGACGACAAGGACCGCAAGCGGATCCGCAAGTTTTTGAAAAAGATGGAAAAGAACCTCCTCGCCGCCAACGGCATCGAGACGCCCGACGACATCGACGATCTGCTCGACGTCGAGGAGGCCGCCGAGTAG